A portion of the Chondrinema litorale genome contains these proteins:
- a CDS encoding porin, whose product MKRLFLLTVGIVLFQLSYAQDEPAPVTISGSVDTYYKYDFSDHENIGTSFGEDQNSFSIGMANLIFSGETGKASFVADLSFGPRSAGSLPGGNSGAFDPSFNIQNLYVSYALTDKLSVTGGYMGTFVGYEVISPVGNFNYSTSYLFTNGPFQNAGLKFDYAFSDKVALMVGLFNDWNVYSDENDVADFGAQLYLSPVDGWDAYINMITGPESGTEFDITTTYQITDAFMLGLNAATYSAPDFESEGGDIDGGSFTGAALYAQYAFTDAFSLGLRGETFTDDNLGILSEGKAKVTAFTISGNIGSGPLKLIPELRFDSADQEVFLDADDAPTKTAVQFLVAAVFGF is encoded by the coding sequence ATGAAAAGGTTATTTTTACTGACTGTTGGTATTGTATTATTTCAATTAAGTTATGCACAGGATGAGCCTGCTCCTGTTACAATTTCAGGTTCTGTTGATACTTACTATAAATATGATTTTTCTGACCACGAAAATATAGGAACAAGCTTTGGCGAAGACCAAAACTCATTTTCTATTGGTATGGCAAATCTTATTTTTTCAGGAGAAACAGGTAAAGCTTCATTCGTAGCAGATTTATCATTTGGTCCGCGTTCTGCTGGTTCTTTACCAGGTGGTAACTCAGGTGCATTCGACCCATCATTTAACATCCAAAACCTATATGTTTCTTATGCACTTACAGATAAATTAAGTGTAACTGGTGGTTATATGGGTACATTCGTAGGTTACGAAGTAATCTCACCAGTTGGAAACTTCAACTACTCTACTTCTTATCTATTCACAAATGGTCCTTTCCAAAATGCAGGTTTAAAATTTGACTATGCATTTTCTGACAAAGTAGCATTAATGGTTGGTTTATTTAACGACTGGAATGTTTACTCTGACGAAAACGATGTGGCTGACTTCGGTGCTCAGTTATATTTATCTCCAGTAGATGGTTGGGATGCTTACATTAACATGATCACTGGTCCTGAGTCAGGTACTGAGTTCGACATTACTACTACTTACCAAATTACAGATGCATTTATGTTAGGCTTAAATGCGGCAACTTATTCTGCACCAGATTTCGAATCAGAAGGTGGTGATATAGATGGTGGATCTTTCACTGGTGCAGCTTTATATGCTCAATATGCATTTACAGATGCTTTCTCTTTAGGTTTAAGAGGTGAGACTTTCACAGACGACAACCTTGGAATACTTTCTGAAGGTAAAGCTAAAGTAACTGCTTTCACTATTTCTGGTAACATTGGTTCTGGTCCTCTTAAATTAATCCCAGAGCTTCGTTTTGATTCTGCAGATCAAGAAGTATTCTTAGATGCAGACGATGCTCCTACAAAAACTGCTGTTCAGTTTCTAGTAGCTGCTGTATTCGGATTCTGA
- a CDS encoding type B 50S ribosomal protein L31: protein MKKGIHPEYREVVFQDLSSDFKFLTRSSIETSENIEWEDGNTYPLVKVEISSASHPFYTGKNTFVSRAGRVEKFNQRYKKK from the coding sequence ATGAAAAAAGGAATTCACCCAGAATACAGAGAAGTAGTATTCCAAGATCTAAGTAGCGACTTTAAATTTCTTACTCGCTCTTCTATAGAGACTTCTGAGAACATCGAATGGGAAGATGGAAATACTTATCCACTTGTTAAAGTTGAGATTAGCTCAGCTTCTCACCCATTCTACACTGGTAAAAATACATTTGTGAGCCGTGCAGGTAGAGTTGAGAAATTTAACCAGCGTTACAAGAAGAAATAA
- a CDS encoding ATP-binding protein — MQLKPVNDQQKKQRIDKQAFKRLLLLYSLAVAAIALVVIVSERYLQFQLNRQLYDSRVVNLAGRQRAYSQQIAKDLLIISLSEKGSDRRDALTDLKNSLEIWTKTHYALMYGDSALHLPQNNTVSLDEKFERLTVIQLAISASALEVIVKLEEDMDIPVAEITPAIKKVMELEKSFLNDMDEIVKLYEILAKRKVERAKNIQSILAIISLIILVLEVFFIFRPVALYVRGHLRTLLHSEWLLKRTVQKSERLQKSLEESNKDLRNIHFALEEATLFARAFKNGEIYYISENFLDSLQFDPSKKFTYNLFNLINLKDWINELAANNAERSVWRSELKVRTYNNSTLWLDARIVPVFNEVNELHDLLIICSDITNRKWAEQKVYQLNREKYLRKAAEQRENSIRIIDALEKERKRVSRDIHDGLGQLLTALKFNIQSINLLYLDKAQTKLDIVKEQIPDIIRETRRLSFNLAPGNLEDYGIASALKTLALEVKRHTGVNVEFHNKTDFTGRIDRNLEVNLYRISQEAINNAVKHANPKYISVSIEHSEDLLEVIVEDDGEGFEEKKFLRGGRKYAGTSGILNMKERISFFGGNFNMTSKPGKGTAVRITLPFKNMLSV; from the coding sequence ATGCAATTAAAACCTGTTAATGATCAGCAGAAGAAGCAACGTATTGACAAGCAGGCTTTTAAAAGATTACTTTTACTTTATAGTCTTGCTGTTGCGGCTATCGCTTTGGTTGTTATAGTGAGTGAACGTTATCTGCAGTTTCAATTAAACAGACAGTTATACGATTCAAGGGTAGTAAATCTTGCGGGCAGACAAAGAGCTTATTCACAACAAATAGCAAAAGATTTATTAATCATTAGTCTTTCAGAAAAAGGCTCAGATAGAAGAGATGCTTTAACTGATCTTAAAAACTCATTAGAGATTTGGACAAAAACGCATTATGCCTTAATGTATGGAGACTCAGCCCTTCATCTGCCTCAAAATAACACTGTAAGTCTTGATGAAAAATTTGAGAGGTTAACTGTAATTCAGTTAGCAATTTCGGCTAGTGCACTAGAGGTAATTGTTAAGCTGGAAGAAGATATGGATATTCCCGTAGCCGAGATTACCCCAGCCATTAAAAAAGTAATGGAGCTAGAAAAGTCATTTCTAAACGACATGGATGAAATAGTAAAGCTTTATGAAATTCTGGCAAAAAGGAAGGTAGAAAGGGCAAAAAATATACAATCAATTCTGGCAATAATATCTTTAATTATACTGGTGCTAGAAGTGTTTTTTATATTTAGACCAGTAGCTTTATATGTAAGGGGGCATTTGCGTACACTGCTGCATTCAGAATGGTTGTTGAAGCGAACTGTACAAAAATCTGAGCGTTTACAAAAGTCTTTAGAAGAGTCTAATAAAGATTTAAGAAATATTCATTTCGCTTTAGAAGAAGCAACACTTTTTGCCCGAGCTTTTAAAAATGGGGAGATATATTATATAAGTGAAAATTTTCTAGACAGCCTGCAATTTGATCCCAGTAAAAAATTTACATATAATCTCTTTAACCTTATTAATCTAAAAGATTGGATAAACGAACTGGCAGCAAATAACGCAGAAAGAAGTGTTTGGCGGAGTGAGTTAAAAGTGAGAACCTATAATAACTCTACACTTTGGCTCGATGCTAGAATTGTTCCTGTATTTAATGAGGTTAATGAATTACACGATTTATTAATTATATGCAGTGATATTACAAACAGAAAATGGGCTGAGCAAAAAGTTTATCAGCTTAATAGAGAAAAATATTTGCGAAAAGCCGCTGAACAAAGAGAAAACTCTATCAGAATTATAGATGCTTTAGAAAAAGAGCGAAAAAGAGTTTCTAGAGATATCCACGATGGCTTAGGACAATTATTAACCGCACTAAAATTCAATATTCAATCCATCAATCTTCTATATCTCGACAAAGCACAGACGAAACTTGATATAGTAAAAGAACAAATTCCTGATATTATACGGGAAACTAGGCGATTATCTTTTAATTTAGCACCCGGAAACCTAGAAGATTATGGAATAGCTTCTGCATTAAAAACATTGGCTTTAGAGGTAAAAAGACATACAGGAGTTAATGTAGAATTCCATAATAAAACTGACTTTACTGGCAGAATAGATCGAAATCTGGAAGTAAATCTATACAGAATAAGTCAGGAGGCAATTAATAATGCTGTAAAGCATGCAAACCCTAAATATATCTCGGTTTCTATTGAACATAGTGAAGACCTGCTTGAAGTAATAGTAGAAGACGATGGGGAAGGCTTTGAAGAAAAAAAGTTTTTAAGAGGTGGTAGAAAATACGCAGGAACTTCCGGAATTCTAAATATGAAAGAACGTATAAGCTTTTTTGGAGGCAATTTTAATATGACTTCAAAGCCTGGCAAAGGAACAGCTGTACGAATAACTCTGCCTTTTAAAAATATGTTAAGCGTATGA
- a CDS encoding sodium:proton antiporter, producing MKQLLAIFLITISLSLFTDNLLFANSSTDILTLNEVVSEGGGHEAEHHLPSAWSVIPFVILLVMIATGPLFYEHFWHKNYPKVAVLLACIVIGYYIFVLHNTHGPIHAFFEYVQFIALLSSLYIASGGILIEIDKKGKPIINVILLFIGAIISNIIGTTGASMLLIRPFIRLNKSRIKPYHIIFFIFTVSNIGGSLTPIGDPPLFLGFLKGVPFSWTLTHNFFPWLFTVILFCAIFYFFDRRNKEINPLFADEPENYTSKIKVTGAKNFLWLGVVIAAVFLDPNVKGFEWVPSIPYDGQNFSFVRELIMFSVAFMSFKFASQEAIKGNEFNFEPIREVAFIFVGIFGTMMPALELVASFASSDAGRELISHNTLYWGTGFLSGFLDNAPTYLNFLTAAIAAQGGSINEKMDVVNFAYGMGDFTNSVVQLTAISVGAVFFGAMTYIGNGPNFMVKSIAEQIGIQMPSFFGYIIRFSLPILLPTLVIVWLIFFAFL from the coding sequence ATGAAGCAACTACTGGCAATATTTTTAATAACTATCAGCCTATCCCTGTTTACAGATAATTTACTTTTCGCCAATAGTTCAACTGATATTTTAACTCTAAATGAAGTAGTTTCTGAAGGAGGAGGACACGAAGCGGAGCATCATCTACCTTCTGCATGGTCGGTAATACCTTTCGTAATACTATTAGTCATGATTGCTACTGGCCCATTATTTTACGAACATTTCTGGCATAAAAACTATCCGAAAGTAGCAGTTTTACTTGCTTGTATAGTTATAGGTTACTACATCTTCGTATTGCACAATACACATGGTCCTATTCATGCTTTTTTTGAATATGTCCAGTTTATAGCTTTACTCTCCTCTCTATACATTGCATCGGGAGGTATATTGATTGAAATCGACAAGAAGGGCAAGCCTATTATAAATGTAATCTTGCTTTTTATTGGAGCAATAATCTCTAATATTATTGGAACAACCGGAGCTTCTATGCTTTTAATAAGACCTTTTATTAGGTTAAACAAAAGCAGAATTAAGCCTTATCATATCATATTCTTTATTTTTACAGTAAGTAATATTGGTGGTAGTCTTACACCAATTGGAGACCCTCCGCTTTTCCTTGGGTTTTTAAAAGGAGTTCCTTTTAGCTGGACGCTTACTCACAACTTTTTCCCATGGTTATTTACGGTTATTTTATTTTGTGCAATCTTTTACTTTTTTGATAGAAGAAACAAAGAAATTAACCCTCTATTTGCAGATGAACCTGAAAATTATACTTCTAAGATAAAAGTTACTGGTGCTAAAAACTTTCTATGGCTGGGTGTAGTAATCGCCGCCGTTTTCTTAGATCCTAATGTAAAAGGCTTTGAGTGGGTTCCAAGTATTCCGTATGATGGGCAAAACTTCTCTTTTGTAAGAGAGCTAATTATGTTTTCAGTAGCTTTTATGTCTTTTAAATTTGCTAGCCAAGAAGCTATTAAAGGGAATGAATTTAACTTTGAGCCAATTAGAGAGGTGGCATTTATTTTTGTAGGAATCTTCGGAACCATGATGCCAGCCTTGGAATTAGTAGCCAGTTTTGCATCATCTGACGCAGGACGAGAATTAATCTCACATAATACATTATATTGGGGTACCGGTTTCTTATCTGGATTTTTAGATAATGCTCCAACCTACCTAAACTTCTTAACAGCAGCTATTGCAGCACAAGGAGGTTCAATAAATGAAAAAATGGATGTAGTTAACTTTGCTTATGGAATGGGCGATTTTACTAATTCTGTTGTTCAGTTAACAGCTATATCTGTAGGGGCTGTATTCTTTGGTGCCATGACCTACATTGGCAATGGACCTAACTTTATGGTAAAATCTATAGCAGAACAAATAGGTATTCAAATGCCTTCTTTCTTTGGCTATATTATAAGATTTTCGCTTCCTATATTATTACCTACACTGGTAATTGTATGGTTAATTTTCTTCGCTTTTCTTTAA
- a CDS encoding Glu/Leu/Phe/Val dehydrogenase dimerization domain-containing protein, whose product MKELLEKFEHTPPEIVFEWHDRLTEAKGWVVINSLRGGAAGGGTRMRKGLDKREVESLAKTMEVKFTVSGPAIGGAKSGIDFDPADPRKKGVLERWYKAVIPLLKNYYGTGGDMNVDEIEDVIPITEDYGLWHPQEGIVHGHFNATLPKQIHMIGRLRQGVSKILEDQEYIPDTGKKYTVADMITGFGVAESVRHYYQLWNGETKGKRAIIQGWGNVGAAAALYLAKHGVKIVGIIDKDGGLIDEEGMGLHSIKKLFHDRKGNTLVADNKLSFEELNNKIWNVPAEIFIPAAASRLVSKEQVSKLIANKLEVVACGANVPFKDQEIFHGPIATLVDNNISLIPDFIANCGMARVFAYLMEVDDEINLTDDAIFHDVSTTILNALEKTYKLGKEKNGIYKNSLTVALESLT is encoded by the coding sequence ATGAAAGAATTACTAGAGAAGTTTGAACACACTCCTCCTGAGATTGTATTTGAATGGCACGATAGACTAACAGAAGCAAAAGGTTGGGTAGTTATAAACTCATTAAGAGGAGGAGCAGCTGGTGGAGGTACAAGAATGCGAAAAGGCTTAGACAAAAGAGAAGTAGAATCTCTAGCTAAAACAATGGAAGTTAAGTTTACAGTATCAGGCCCGGCAATAGGTGGAGCCAAGTCTGGTATTGACTTCGACCCTGCTGATCCCAGAAAAAAAGGGGTATTAGAAAGATGGTATAAAGCAGTAATCCCTCTGTTAAAAAACTACTACGGAACAGGAGGCGATATGAATGTGGATGAAATAGAAGATGTAATCCCAATTACAGAAGACTATGGGCTTTGGCATCCACAAGAAGGTATAGTACATGGGCACTTTAATGCTACTTTGCCCAAACAAATCCACATGATCGGGAGATTAAGGCAAGGTGTATCTAAAATTCTGGAAGATCAGGAATATATACCCGATACTGGCAAGAAATATACAGTTGCTGATATGATTACGGGTTTTGGTGTTGCTGAATCTGTAAGACATTACTATCAACTTTGGAATGGAGAAACTAAAGGAAAAAGGGCAATTATACAGGGTTGGGGAAATGTAGGTGCTGCTGCTGCATTGTACTTAGCAAAGCATGGTGTAAAAATAGTTGGTATAATTGACAAAGATGGCGGGCTTATCGATGAGGAAGGAATGGGCTTACACAGTATTAAAAAACTTTTTCACGATAGAAAAGGCAATACACTAGTTGCTGATAACAAACTCTCTTTTGAAGAGCTCAACAATAAAATATGGAATGTACCTGCCGAAATTTTTATACCCGCAGCAGCTTCTCGATTGGTAAGCAAAGAGCAAGTTTCTAAATTAATAGCTAATAAGCTTGAAGTAGTTGCTTGTGGAGCCAATGTACCATTTAAAGATCAGGAAATTTTTCACGGACCAATTGCTACATTGGTAGATAATAACATCTCATTGATTCCTGATTTTATAGCCAATTGTGGTATGGCCAGAGTCTTTGCTTACCTTATGGAAGTAGATGACGAAATCAATTTAACAGATGATGCCATATTCCATGATGTTTCTACAACTATTTTAAACGCTTTGGAAAAAACTTATAAATTAGGGAAAGAAAAAAATGGCATTTATAAAAATTCTTTAACTGTGGCGCTTGAGTCCCTGACGTGA
- a CDS encoding ammonium transporter, which yields MENLFTGMLLNAVSVADTLMLAEATKTVADVSDTADASAVDMANQLSALSLTANNIWMMISTALVFIMHLGFAGVEAGFTQAKNTVNILFKNTLTPAIGLITYAFFGFNLMYPGFEAPGWLGFAGFGLPAPIVDGSLDLSYNTGYTYWTDFLFQGMFAATAATIVSGAVAERIKISGYFIFTVFFVGLVYPIVGSWKWGGGALDEMGFYDFAGSTLVHSVGGWGALAGIIVLGPRIGKYVDGKTNDFPGSSVPLAVIGVFLLWLGWFGFNGGSVLSADPAAVSLVLVTTSLAAAAGAVGGTIAGVIAFKRLDLGMALNGILAGLVGITAGADQMGFIDAIIIGLISGGLVVLSAVTLDKLKLDDCVGAVSVHLTCGIFGTLAVGMFGAMASFDQFLTQLISVLICGVAAFGSAFLIFFVIDKIMGLRVSPEHEKAGLDSHEHGIRGYTIIFDE from the coding sequence CGATACACTTATGTTGGCTGAAGCCACAAAAACGGTGGCCGATGTCTCTGATACTGCTGATGCTAGTGCTGTTGATATGGCTAATCAACTATCTGCACTTTCTCTTACAGCCAATAACATCTGGATGATGATTTCTACTGCTTTGGTATTTATTATGCACTTGGGATTCGCAGGTGTTGAAGCAGGCTTTACTCAAGCAAAAAATACCGTTAACATATTATTTAAAAATACGCTTACGCCAGCAATAGGGCTTATTACCTATGCTTTTTTTGGCTTTAACTTAATGTACCCTGGTTTTGAAGCTCCAGGATGGTTAGGTTTTGCTGGTTTTGGTCTTCCTGCTCCAATTGTAGATGGCAGCTTAGATCTTTCTTATAATACAGGTTATACTTACTGGACAGATTTCTTGTTCCAAGGTATGTTTGCAGCAACTGCGGCAACTATTGTTTCTGGTGCTGTAGCAGAAAGAATTAAAATTTCTGGATATTTTATCTTTACAGTATTCTTTGTTGGTTTGGTTTATCCAATCGTAGGAAGTTGGAAATGGGGTGGTGGAGCCCTAGACGAAATGGGATTCTATGACTTTGCAGGTTCTACTTTAGTACACTCTGTTGGTGGCTGGGGAGCACTTGCTGGTATCATCGTATTAGGTCCTCGTATTGGAAAATATGTGGATGGTAAAACTAACGATTTCCCTGGTTCTAGTGTGCCTTTAGCTGTAATTGGTGTTTTCTTATTATGGTTAGGCTGGTTCGGATTTAACGGTGGTTCTGTACTTTCTGCTGATCCTGCTGCTGTTTCTCTTGTTCTTGTAACAACCTCTTTAGCTGCTGCTGCTGGTGCAGTTGGTGGTACAATTGCTGGTGTAATCGCATTCAAAAGATTAGACCTTGGTATGGCTTTAAATGGTATTCTTGCTGGTTTAGTAGGTATTACTGCTGGTGCAGACCAAATGGGCTTTATCGATGCAATAATTATTGGTCTTATAAGTGGTGGCTTGGTAGTGTTATCAGCTGTAACTTTAGATAAATTAAAACTTGACGATTGCGTTGGAGCTGTTTCTGTACACTTAACTTGCGGTATCTTCGGTACATTAGCTGTAGGTATGTTTGGTGCAATGGCTAGCTTCGATCAATTCTTAACTCAATTAATCTCAGTGCTTATCTGTGGAGTTGCTGCTTTCGGATCTGCATTCTTGATATTCTTCGTGATAGACAAGATTATGGGCTTAAGGGTATCTCCTGAGCACGAAAAAGCTGGTCTTGATAGCCACGAACACGGCATAAGAGGATATACTATTATATTCGACGAATGA
- a CDS encoding response regulator transcription factor yields the protein MDAIKVILADDHLLVRNGIKSLLENEDGIEVIGEAADGEEALEKTKMLKPDVLILDIRMPKMNGIEAVKYLKKYSPKTKALMLTMNDAEEYVLQAIEYGATGYVLKDANEEEFITAIKKVNSGEKYFTSAVSDILAINYIKSVQESKTNRKGLFELTKKEKEILQLIAQGMSSRDISNKLESSIRTVQVHRFNIMKKMQVKNVVELINIAQDYGLIE from the coding sequence ATGGATGCTATTAAGGTAATTCTTGCCGATGATCATTTACTTGTTCGTAATGGGATTAAGTCTTTACTCGAAAACGAAGATGGAATAGAGGTAATAGGAGAAGCCGCAGATGGAGAAGAAGCACTTGAAAAAACTAAAATGTTAAAACCAGATGTGCTAATTCTCGATATTAGAATGCCAAAGATGAACGGTATTGAAGCCGTTAAATACCTGAAAAAATATTCTCCTAAAACAAAAGCACTTATGCTTACCATGAATGATGCAGAAGAATATGTGCTTCAGGCAATAGAATATGGTGCCACAGGGTATGTTTTAAAGGATGCTAACGAAGAAGAGTTTATTACTGCAATAAAGAAAGTAAACAGTGGCGAAAAGTACTTTACAAGTGCTGTTTCAGATATTTTAGCAATTAATTATATCAAATCTGTTCAAGAGTCTAAAACCAATAGAAAAGGGCTTTTTGAGCTAACTAAAAAGGAAAAAGAGATTTTGCAATTAATTGCTCAGGGTATGAGTAGCAGAGATATTAGCAACAAACTTGAAAGTAGTATAAGAACTGTTCAAGTCCACAGATTTAACATTATGAAAAAAATGCAGGTTAAAAATGTGGTCGAATTAATAAATATAGCACAAGACTACGGACTAATAGAATAA
- a CDS encoding DUF4468 domain-containing protein has translation MFRFLFLLSNLLYFNTTSIGQENIFPFDDTGNILYYEVVETPDNNTEELTKKAKEFFKAWYDIKDKKLEKLISKKYSYLTFNEEEKVFESKQEYVIYPGRLLKHAKGAVSYKLVVELKDNKYRYYINNFVFHPYELNRYGKYVPASGKSVALNMITLKEELLKESDCLQLEEALQRNITMLEDFMSKSLLVADTTEKKSAPISSDW, from the coding sequence ATGTTTCGATTCCTTTTCTTATTAAGCAACTTATTATACTTTAATACTACTTCTATTGGTCAGGAAAATATTTTTCCTTTTGACGATACCGGAAATATACTTTATTATGAAGTAGTAGAAACACCTGATAATAACACAGAAGAACTTACCAAAAAGGCGAAAGAGTTTTTTAAAGCCTGGTACGACATTAAAGACAAAAAATTAGAAAAACTGATTTCAAAAAAATATAGCTATTTAACTTTTAACGAAGAGGAGAAGGTATTTGAGAGCAAACAAGAGTATGTGATCTATCCGGGTAGGTTATTAAAACATGCTAAAGGCGCTGTTAGCTATAAGCTTGTTGTAGAATTAAAAGATAATAAATATCGCTATTATATTAATAATTTTGTGTTTCATCCATACGAATTAAACAGGTATGGAAAATATGTTCCGGCTTCGGGTAAATCTGTTGCCTTAAACATGATTACACTTAAAGAGGAATTGCTTAAAGAAAGTGATTGCTTACAATTAGAAGAAGCATTACAAAGAAACATAACTATGTTAGAAGATTTTATGAGTAAATCTCTTCTGGTGGCAGATACCACAGAAAAGAAAAGCGCTCCAATTAGTTCTGACTGGTAA